A window of the Candidatus Rhabdochlamydia sp. T3358 genome harbors these coding sequences:
- a CDS encoding thioesterase family protein — protein sequence MFEYRTQIRMRNTDATGHLFFSEQFNLALEAFEEFLTSVNRDVGHLLNQIEMPIVHAEADYKKPLQLRDLLKIKLGINRLGNTSFSISYFLFNLKTQEEVGSVVIVHVCTDSITKKSISLPLQLRECLERHLWEKDSLNAAVKEE from the coding sequence ATGTTTGAGTATCGAACACAGATTCGCATGAGGAATACAGATGCAACAGGGCATTTATTTTTTTCTGAACAATTTAATCTTGCTTTAGAGGCCTTTGAAGAGTTTTTAACCTCTGTTAATAGAGATGTAGGTCATCTTTTAAATCAGATAGAAATGCCGATTGTTCATGCAGAAGCTGATTACAAAAAACCTTTACAATTAAGAGATTTATTAAAAATAAAACTAGGTATTAACCGCTTAGGTAATACCTCTTTTAGTATATCGTATTTTTTATTTAACCTTAAAACTCAAGAGGAAGTAGGTAGCGTTGTTATCGTGCATGTATGTACAGATTCCATTACAAAAAAGTCTATATCTCTTCCTTTGCAGCTAAGAGAGTGTCTTGAAAGGCATCTTTGGGAAAAAGACTCCTTAAATGCTGCTGTAAAAGAGGAATAG